In the genome of Deinococcus deserti VCD115, one region contains:
- a CDS encoding DMT family transporter has product MSGAVATGATSRVPAPLLILAAAVLWGLLGILGKQAQAAGVGALEVAFWRAALGGGLFALHAALTRSPLPRGRDLLVTVGFGVVGVSVFYAAYQLAVQAGGASLASVLLYTAPAFVALLGWALLRERLGRREGVAVAGTLGGITLISLGGGQGVNVTAAALAFGLLSGLTYSLYYLYGKAYFDRYAPTALYAVALPVGALGLVPFVEWAPKTGAAWSSLGAMAVLSTYLAYLAYSAGLRRLPATRASVIASLEPVVAALLAAVLFAEQLSALALLGAALVIGAALILSVEKKTAHPAGE; this is encoded by the coding sequence ATGAGTGGTGCGGTCGCTACCGGGGCGACATCCCGTGTGCCCGCCCCGCTGCTGATCCTGGCGGCAGCGGTGTTGTGGGGACTGTTGGGCATTCTGGGCAAGCAGGCCCAGGCCGCGGGTGTCGGAGCCCTGGAAGTGGCGTTCTGGCGCGCGGCGCTGGGGGGCGGACTGTTCGCCCTGCATGCGGCCCTGACCCGCAGCCCGCTGCCCCGCGGACGCGACCTGCTGGTCACGGTGGGATTCGGTGTGGTTGGCGTCAGCGTGTTCTACGCGGCTTACCAGTTGGCCGTTCAGGCTGGAGGAGCAAGTCTGGCGTCCGTGCTGCTGTACACCGCGCCGGCATTTGTCGCGCTGCTGGGCTGGGCTCTGCTGCGTGAGCGCCTGGGCCGCCGTGAGGGCGTAGCGGTGGCCGGAACCCTGGGAGGCATCACCCTGATCAGTCTGGGCGGCGGCCAGGGCGTGAACGTTACCGCTGCGGCGCTGGCCTTCGGATTGCTTTCGGGACTGACCTACAGCCTGTATTACCTGTACGGCAAGGCCTATTTCGACCGATATGCTCCGACCGCACTGTACGCCGTGGCGCTGCCAGTAGGCGCGCTGGGACTGGTGCCTTTCGTAGAATGGGCCCCCAAAACGGGAGCTGCGTGGAGCAGCCTGGGCGCCATGGCTGTGCTGTCCACCTATCTGGCCTATCTGGCATACAGTGCGGGCCTGCGCCGTCTCCCAGCCACCCGCGCCAGTGTGATTGCCAGTCTGGAGCCGGTCGTTGCGGCGCTGCTGGCAGCGGTCCTGTTTGCAGAACAGCTCTCGGCACTGGCCCTGCTGGGGGCTGCCCTGGTCATCGGCGCAGCGCTGATCCTCAGCGTGGAGAAAAAGACTGCCCATCCAGCCGGCGAGTAG
- a CDS encoding DUF4127 family protein yields the protein MPLRFTLPLLGAALTGLASAQTLIPLDSRPATRVLPALIASLAGGSPQVPQAALLGDAKRGADPEALMSWLNSRPASSDPLIVALDALAYGGLVQSRTSELTAAQAVARLEPLRAWQARTGQPVYAFITLPREPDATNRARNLEVVRTMLEWARAGVFKELHVTWDDALANSPAVREGAALQRQAPENVRIYPGADEVLSMLTARALTRQEATVRVEYSVPQAARQVIRYEGITLTQSAENHAKASGFQVVEGPADLTLYVFNGGDPRRAAVRISTLLRQGPIAVADVEKVNLGNTRLWRDLQTLRQHANLRALAAWGTPGNNLGSALAHARVSLGPVDPVRQDALLAREFANDVIYSSRVRAALRASLPEDQLNTAAGQATLLRLAQEYFPLRVGQEYTLKDAALPWGRSYEWDFNLQPR from the coding sequence ATGCCACTGCGTTTTACACTTCCTCTCCTTGGAGCTGCGCTGACGGGTCTGGCCAGTGCACAGACGTTGATTCCTCTGGATTCCCGGCCGGCGACACGTGTCCTGCCGGCCCTGATCGCTTCCCTGGCAGGCGGCTCGCCTCAGGTTCCGCAGGCAGCGCTGCTTGGCGACGCCAAGCGCGGCGCTGATCCCGAAGCCCTGATGTCGTGGCTAAACTCCCGGCCTGCCAGCAGTGATCCGCTGATCGTGGCGCTGGACGCTCTGGCCTATGGTGGACTGGTGCAGTCGCGCACCAGCGAACTGACGGCGGCTCAGGCTGTGGCCCGCCTTGAACCCCTGCGCGCGTGGCAGGCCCGTACCGGGCAGCCGGTATATGCCTTTATCACCCTGCCCCGTGAACCTGACGCCACCAACCGGGCACGCAACCTGGAGGTTGTCCGGACCATGCTGGAGTGGGCCAGAGCCGGAGTCTTCAAGGAGCTTCATGTGACCTGGGACGATGCGCTGGCCAACAGCCCGGCTGTGCGCGAGGGCGCAGCACTGCAGCGCCAGGCTCCAGAGAACGTGCGCATCTATCCCGGTGCTGACGAGGTGCTGTCCATGCTGACTGCACGTGCGCTGACCCGCCAGGAAGCGACGGTCCGCGTGGAGTACAGCGTCCCTCAAGCTGCCCGGCAGGTTATCCGCTACGAGGGCATCACCCTGACCCAGAGCGCGGAAAACCATGCAAAAGCCAGTGGTTTCCAGGTGGTCGAGGGACCCGCGGACCTGACACTGTATGTCTTCAACGGCGGCGACCCGAGGCGTGCGGCCGTGCGGATCAGCACCCTGCTGCGCCAGGGACCGATAGCTGTGGCCGACGTGGAAAAGGTCAACCTGGGCAATACCCGGCTGTGGCGCGACCTGCAGACGCTGCGTCAGCATGCCAACCTGAGGGCGCTGGCAGCCTGGGGAACCCCGGGGAACAACCTGGGGAGCGCGCTGGCACATGCCAGAGTCAGTCTGGGCCCGGTAGACCCCGTGCGTCAGGACGCGCTGCTGGCCCGTGAGTTTGCCAATGACGTGATCTACAGCTCCAGGGTGCGCGCCGCTCTCCGGGCGTCTCTTCCGGAAGATCAGCTCAATACCGCGGCCGGTCAGGCCACGCTGCTCCGGTTGGCCCAGGAATACTTTCCGCTCCGGGTGGGACAGGAATACACCCTGAAGGATGCGGCCTTGCCCTGGGGCCGGTCCTACGAGTGGGACTTCAACCTGCAGCCTCGCTGA
- a CDS encoding DUF4397 domain-containing protein, with translation MKKVAIAAMSLTAALISTASAQGTAYVRVVHAVSDAPNVDVYVDGTRTVANAPFKAVTTYGNVPAGKHNVVITAAGNKNAVVFKGDVDLTAGTYYTVAAVGYLKNIKPKIFTATSMNMDKGKAQVNVYHLAPDGPRVQALAVDMNNAGVLPMGVAYGNKATVNVNPMGVNLDIVPFGKTTPVVKNLSGINVAGGKSYSVFAVGTLGGKTFDLVATEDKLVADSMMKK, from the coding sequence ATGAAAAAAGTTGCTATTGCTGCCATGAGCCTGACCGCCGCCCTCATTTCGACTGCCAGTGCGCAAGGCACCGCCTATGTTCGTGTTGTCCATGCTGTATCCGATGCACCCAACGTTGATGTCTATGTAGATGGCACGCGGACGGTTGCAAATGCGCCGTTCAAAGCTGTAACCACGTACGGAAATGTTCCAGCTGGTAAACACAATGTTGTCATTACCGCTGCAGGGAATAAGAATGCTGTGGTCTTCAAAGGCGACGTCGATCTGACCGCAGGAACTTACTACACCGTGGCAGCCGTCGGTTATCTCAAGAATATCAAGCCCAAGATCTTTACGGCCACAAGCATGAACATGGACAAGGGCAAGGCCCAGGTCAACGTCTATCACCTTGCTCCTGATGGTCCCCGTGTGCAGGCTTTGGCAGTGGATATGAACAACGCAGGAGTTCTGCCGATGGGTGTGGCGTACGGCAATAAGGCCACGGTCAATGTCAATCCTATGGGCGTCAATCTGGATATCGTGCCATTTGGGAAGACGACTCCTGTGGTGAAAAACCTGAGTGGTATCAACGTGGCTGGTGGCAAGAGCTACAGCGTCTTTGCGGTCGGAACTCTGGGCGGCAAGACGTTTGACCTGGTCGCCACCGAAGATAAGCTGGTTGCCGATTCCATGATGAAGAAGTAA
- a CDS encoding glucodextranase DOMON-like domain-containing protein, giving the protein MLLPLLTAALMTFQDPAGDARGDGGYILPQRPALTESMLDLRSFSVQTVTQSGPRTMRLIVGLGEIGNPWQAPSGFSANVSDIFVRTSVGGIRTLGDTGLQVRGSGGWHYHVRVTGFGSTLHAAPTEPGGAATLLEAPSVRVEGTNLVIDTAIPAGRYAYWVTSSVFSPLSPGGVMRPSESTSPLALQAARASGPTPVDVLASADDAQAFTTGTLAPVGETRDRQTLTLVGLGLAGLLLTIWATVQVWRRPASLMRTGQ; this is encoded by the coding sequence GTGCTCCTGCCCCTGCTCACGGCTGCTCTTATGACTTTCCAGGACCCGGCGGGTGACGCGCGTGGCGACGGTGGCTACATCCTTCCGCAGCGTCCTGCGCTGACCGAGTCCATGCTGGATCTGCGAAGCTTCAGCGTACAGACTGTGACCCAATCCGGCCCCCGCACCATGCGGCTGATCGTTGGCCTGGGTGAAATCGGCAACCCATGGCAGGCGCCCTCGGGTTTCTCAGCCAACGTAAGCGATATTTTCGTACGTACAAGTGTCGGTGGAATCCGGACGCTCGGTGATACCGGGCTGCAGGTGCGTGGATCAGGTGGGTGGCACTACCACGTGCGCGTGACTGGCTTCGGCAGCACCCTGCATGCTGCCCCGACCGAACCGGGAGGCGCCGCAACGCTGCTGGAGGCCCCCAGCGTGCGTGTCGAAGGAACCAATCTGGTCATCGATACGGCCATCCCGGCCGGGCGCTATGCCTACTGGGTAACCAGCAGCGTGTTCTCGCCGCTGTCGCCGGGAGGTGTCATGCGGCCGTCTGAGAGCACCAGTCCGCTGGCGCTGCAGGCAGCCCGCGCCAGTGGACCTACGCCTGTAGACGTGCTGGCGTCGGCAGACGACGCGCAGGCATTCACCACAGGAACGCTGGCGCCCGTAGGCGAGACCCGCGACCGTCAGACGCTGACCCTGGTCGGTCTGGGCCTGGCGGGCCTGCTGCTGACCATCTGGGCCACGGTGCAGGTCTGGCGGCGGCCAGCCAGCCTGATGAGGACAGGGCAATGA
- the proB gene encoding glutamate 5-kinase, with translation MRVVLKLGTSVLTAGTDRLHRPRLVDLIRGLAAVREAGHEAVLVSSGAVLAGWETLGFPPRDRTVAEKQVLAAVGQSRLMHTYAQLADLYGMNVAQVLLTADDFRNRTRYLNARTTLEGCLSRGVLPIINENDAVAVEQIKVGDNDTLSAFVANLVEADLLVILTDAPGLYTADPRLDPHATLIPEVARVTPEIWALAGGAGSHRGTGGMHTKIQAAEIATRAGTPVVIAPGDAPDALSRVVAGEALGTRFHASGSRLEARKRWILAEITTGRVHLDDGAAQAVRERGGSLLPAGIHRVDGTFGRGQTISLLAPDGSEVGRGLSRYASVDLARIAGHHSREIEGLLGFTYGPEAVHRDDLIRL, from the coding sequence ATGCGCGTCGTGCTGAAACTGGGAACCAGTGTGCTCACCGCAGGCACTGACCGCCTGCATCGTCCCCGGCTGGTGGACCTGATCCGGGGTCTGGCCGCCGTCCGGGAGGCGGGACATGAGGCGGTGCTGGTCTCCAGCGGCGCCGTGCTGGCCGGCTGGGAGACACTGGGCTTTCCGCCGCGGGACCGGACCGTTGCCGAGAAACAGGTGCTGGCCGCCGTCGGCCAGAGCCGGCTGATGCACACCTATGCGCAACTGGCTGACCTGTACGGCATGAACGTGGCGCAGGTGCTGCTGACCGCCGACGATTTCCGTAACCGGACCCGGTATCTCAACGCCCGCACCACCCTGGAAGGATGCCTTTCACGCGGGGTGCTGCCCATCATCAACGAGAACGACGCGGTGGCCGTCGAGCAGATCAAAGTGGGAGACAACGACACGCTGTCAGCCTTCGTGGCCAATCTGGTGGAAGCGGACCTGCTGGTGATCCTGACCGACGCACCGGGGCTGTACACGGCAGACCCCCGTCTGGACCCGCACGCGACCCTGATCCCTGAGGTCGCCCGTGTCACGCCAGAAATCTGGGCCCTGGCCGGCGGCGCCGGCAGCCACCGCGGCACCGGGGGAATGCACACCAAGATTCAGGCCGCCGAGATCGCGACGCGCGCTGGTACGCCTGTGGTGATTGCCCCGGGTGACGCTCCCGACGCCCTGAGCCGCGTGGTGGCCGGTGAGGCCCTGGGCACCCGCTTTCACGCCTCCGGAAGCCGACTGGAAGCCCGGAAGCGCTGGATCCTGGCCGAAATCACTACCGGGCGCGTGCACCTCGACGACGGGGCGGCGCAGGCTGTGCGGGAGCGTGGGGGCAGTCTGCTGCCGGCTGGTATCCACCGGGTAGACGGCACCTTCGGCCGGGGACAGACGATCAGTCTGCTCGCGCCGGACGGCTCCGAGGTGGGCCGTGGACTGAGCCGGTATGCCTCTGTGGATCTGGCGCGCATCGCGGGGCACCACTCACGCGAGATCGAGGGCCTGCTGGGCTTTACCTATGGCCCCGAGGCGGTACACCGGGACGATCTGATCCGGTTGTAG
- a CDS encoding SDR family oxidoreductase, with protein sequence MGMLTGKVAFITGGASGIGAGTARRFAEEGAKIALADVQDEEGQRLRDEIRGQGAEALYVNCDVSDPESVRKAIEATVSEFGQLDIVFANAGINGVWTPIEELQPEEWDKTLDINLKGTYLTVHYAVPHLKRAGGGSIIITSSVNGNRTFSSPGASAYSTSKAGQVAFMKMIALELGRDNIRCNAVCPGLIHTNIQERTEQRHTEEIGIEVELPQGSPALNEGEGEPVNVADTCLFLASDLGRHVSGVEIYVDGGASLLR encoded by the coding sequence ATGGGCATGTTGACTGGCAAGGTGGCATTTATAACGGGCGGTGCAAGCGGCATCGGGGCAGGCACGGCACGGCGGTTTGCTGAGGAAGGCGCCAAAATTGCGCTGGCCGACGTGCAGGATGAGGAAGGCCAGCGCCTGCGCGACGAAATCCGTGGCCAGGGCGCCGAGGCCCTGTACGTGAACTGCGACGTGAGTGATCCGGAGTCAGTCCGCAAGGCCATCGAAGCCACGGTCAGTGAGTTCGGTCAGCTGGATATCGTGTTCGCGAACGCGGGCATCAACGGAGTCTGGACCCCCATTGAAGAACTACAGCCCGAGGAATGGGACAAGACCCTCGACATCAACCTCAAAGGCACCTATCTGACGGTTCACTATGCCGTACCGCATCTCAAGCGGGCAGGTGGCGGCAGCATCATCATCACCAGCAGCGTGAACGGTAACCGCACCTTCTCCAGCCCTGGTGCCAGTGCCTACAGCACGTCAAAGGCCGGGCAGGTCGCGTTTATGAAGATGATTGCCCTGGAACTCGGCCGTGACAATATCCGCTGTAACGCGGTCTGCCCTGGCCTGATCCATACCAACATTCAGGAGCGCACTGAGCAGCGGCACACTGAAGAGATCGGCATTGAAGTCGAACTACCGCAGGGAAGCCCCGCACTGAACGAGGGCGAAGGCGAACCGGTCAATGTGGCCGACACATGCCTGTTTCTCGCTTCGGACCTGGGGCGCCATGTGTCGGGCGTAGAGATTTATGTGGACGGGGGAGCTTCTCTGCTGCGCTGA
- a CDS encoding bifunctional metallophosphatase/5'-nucleotidase produces the protein MKRHLTLIGAALTLSSCSMVSGPTTQDVTIIGVNDLHGNLLPTSFRVPDPADRTKTLTVQAGGVEAIGGVLAQARAANPNTVFVGVGDMTGASPLISALLRDEPTIQALNALGMQVNVLGNHEFDYGLKELQRYQRGGCDSNAPEIACKFDPAFKGAAFTYIAANVFDSTTGQRVFPAYKMVNVGKARIAFVGAVLKDTPSVVTPSGVAGLRFEDEAASINRVMPEIRRQRPDAIIALVHQGGASRDTFDTINCKTLTGDIVKIAGGIDPAVGAIMTGHTHRGYNCLVAGPTGVERPVIQGDAYGHLLQRLDLTVDTRLHRLVSIKTSNVVVDAAKQPKDAAMTALVQKAKGMTDPLAQRVVATLGVEQITRTATPNGESALGRLIADSQLAATSPANKGGAVVAFMNPGGIRADLPVNVPNPNRTVTYGDVFAVQPFGNILQVITLTGAQIKAVLEQQFDNPAAGQNRILQVSKGFTYTWDNAKPKGEKVSGIMLNGQPLDMNARYRVALNSFLADGGDNFTVFAQGTDRLGGDLDLDAFQNFLKASTVTPDTTERIKRLN, from the coding sequence ATGAAACGCCACCTTACCCTGATCGGTGCAGCCCTCACGCTCAGCAGCTGCTCTATGGTTTCTGGCCCTACGACCCAGGACGTCACCATTATTGGTGTGAACGACCTGCACGGCAATCTGCTGCCTACCAGCTTCCGTGTGCCTGACCCTGCCGACCGCACCAAGACCCTGACCGTCCAGGCGGGTGGCGTGGAAGCCATCGGCGGCGTGCTCGCGCAGGCGCGCGCGGCCAACCCCAACACTGTGTTCGTGGGAGTGGGCGATATGACCGGTGCCAGCCCGCTGATCAGCGCCCTGCTGCGTGACGAGCCCACCATTCAGGCACTCAACGCGCTGGGCATGCAGGTCAACGTGCTGGGCAACCACGAGTTTGACTACGGCCTCAAGGAACTGCAGCGCTACCAGCGTGGCGGCTGTGACAGCAATGCCCCCGAGATTGCCTGTAAGTTCGATCCTGCCTTCAAGGGCGCCGCGTTTACCTACATCGCTGCCAACGTTTTCGACAGCACGACTGGCCAGCGGGTATTCCCGGCCTACAAGATGGTCAACGTCGGGAAGGCGCGCATTGCGTTCGTGGGTGCTGTGCTCAAGGACACCCCCTCCGTGGTCACCCCCAGCGGTGTGGCGGGACTGCGCTTCGAAGACGAGGCCGCTTCCATCAACCGGGTCATGCCCGAGATCCGCCGTCAGCGTCCCGACGCCATCATTGCCCTGGTTCACCAGGGTGGAGCCAGTCGCGATACGTTCGACACCATCAATTGCAAGACCCTGACCGGCGACATCGTCAAGATTGCTGGAGGTATTGACCCCGCGGTCGGCGCCATCATGACCGGCCATACCCACCGCGGCTACAACTGCCTGGTTGCCGGACCCACCGGGGTGGAGCGCCCCGTGATTCAGGGTGACGCTTACGGCCACCTGCTGCAGCGTCTCGACCTGACGGTCGACACCCGCCTGCACCGTCTGGTGAGCATTAAAACCAGCAACGTGGTCGTGGACGCCGCTAAGCAGCCCAAGGACGCCGCCATGACGGCCCTGGTCCAGAAGGCCAAAGGCATGACCGATCCCCTCGCGCAGCGAGTGGTGGCGACCCTGGGAGTCGAGCAGATTACCCGGACCGCTACCCCCAACGGTGAAAGTGCGCTGGGCCGCCTGATTGCCGACAGCCAGCTGGCCGCGACCAGCCCCGCAAACAAGGGCGGCGCCGTGGTGGCCTTCATGAACCCCGGCGGCATCCGCGCTGATCTGCCGGTCAACGTGCCCAACCCCAACCGCACCGTGACCTACGGCGACGTGTTTGCCGTGCAGCCCTTCGGCAACATTCTGCAGGTCATCACCCTGACCGGCGCGCAGATCAAGGCTGTCCTGGAGCAGCAGTTCGACAACCCCGCTGCGGGCCAGAACCGTATTCTGCAGGTCAGCAAGGGCTTTACCTACACCTGGGACAACGCCAAGCCCAAAGGCGAGAAGGTAAGTGGCATCATGCTCAACGGGCAGCCGCTGGACATGAACGCCAGGTACCGTGTGGCCCTGAACAGCTTTCTGGCTGACGGCGGCGACAACTTCACTGTATTCGCGCAGGGTACAGACCGTCTGGGCGGTGACCTGGACCTGGACGCCTTCCAGAACTTCCTGAAAGCGTCCACCGTGACCCCCGATACCACCGAGCGCATCAAGCGCCTGAACTGA
- a CDS encoding alanine--tRNA ligase-related protein — MTLPPTRPLYHDDPAQLTFAATVLDVQAQEIALDATAFYPEGGGQNTDTGRVRWTGSEARMTAARKDKSTGVIWHALAGDLPPPGTRITGEVDQDVRWRHAQRHSGEHLLAQAFARINPVFQVAAVSMRSPECTLDLRGDPAESHVRAAEALLRETLGRRDLELHTPIVPEDQLGTYSLRRETKVRGQVRLVIFQEPGGAPFDVSACGGTHVPRASLAAPVVILRTERQKAGLTRVVFMAGEEATRYLSGVYHSARTLAQGFSVPVDGLADRVAALAGERDALRAAMETLREKLAAALLEAQPLQTVGGVPLREIQLDDPELLAPLLMRVPQGTVVVVLTAGGRCGVGSAVRNIHAGELLRAALGRAGGKGGGRAELAQGSTSNASVFGQTVREVLTGLGRSEHDLVESPAD; from the coding sequence ATGACTCTGCCTCCTACCCGCCCCCTGTACCACGATGACCCGGCCCAGTTGACGTTTGCTGCGACGGTCCTGGACGTTCAGGCACAGGAAATCGCTCTGGACGCGACGGCCTTCTACCCCGAAGGAGGCGGACAGAACACCGATACAGGCAGGGTGCGCTGGACAGGGTCGGAAGCCCGCATGACCGCTGCCCGCAAGGACAAGTCCACGGGGGTGATCTGGCATGCCCTGGCTGGCGACCTGCCGCCCCCCGGCACCCGCATCACCGGCGAGGTGGATCAGGATGTCCGTTGGCGGCATGCCCAACGGCACAGCGGTGAGCATCTGCTGGCTCAGGCTTTTGCACGGATCAATCCTGTGTTTCAGGTGGCGGCTGTCAGTATGCGCAGCCCCGAGTGCACCCTGGACCTGCGTGGTGACCCGGCCGAGTCCCACGTGCGTGCCGCCGAGGCTCTGTTGCGGGAAACGCTGGGACGGCGTGATCTGGAACTCCACACCCCCATCGTCCCGGAAGACCAGCTGGGCACCTATTCGCTGCGCCGGGAAACGAAGGTGCGTGGGCAGGTCCGGCTGGTGATTTTTCAGGAGCCGGGCGGGGCGCCGTTTGACGTCAGTGCCTGCGGAGGAACCCATGTTCCTCGTGCCAGTCTGGCTGCTCCGGTGGTGATTCTGCGTACCGAGCGGCAGAAGGCCGGTCTCACGCGCGTGGTGTTTATGGCCGGAGAAGAGGCGACCAGGTACCTGAGCGGGGTGTATCACTCGGCCCGCACCCTGGCCCAGGGGTTCAGCGTGCCTGTCGACGGACTGGCTGACCGGGTGGCCGCATTGGCTGGCGAGCGCGACGCCCTGCGAGCGGCAATGGAGACGTTGCGGGAAAAACTGGCCGCGGCCCTGCTGGAGGCCCAGCCCCTGCAGACCGTCGGTGGCGTGCCGCTCAGAGAGATTCAGCTTGATGACCCGGAGCTGCTGGCCCCTCTCCTGATGCGGGTGCCCCAAGGCACCGTAGTGGTTGTACTCACGGCGGGTGGGCGCTGTGGGGTGGGCAGCGCCGTCAGGAATATCCACGCTGGCGAGCTACTGCGGGCAGCTCTGGGCCGCGCCGGGGGTAAGGGAGGAGGCCGGGCCGAACTTGCTCAGGGAAGCACCAGCAATGCGTCCGTTTTCGGACAGACGGTGCGGGAAGTGCTGACCGGACTCGGGCGGAGTGAACACGACCTCGTTGAGTCCCCAGCAGACTGA
- a CDS encoding molybdopterin-dependent oxidoreductase gives MRFLRAFIAAVALSLLGYLAYLTFPGLGYPPLIVFGKLTQLLGLPVIFQFVHSLFGLGQGGKIFAFTGVVLLWLGGLSLLGGALKPQVAGLVTAVIVVLLTRNWPGVLYGVVYGGLLAALTHLLAPREARRTHHGATDHSRRAATGWLALGSVAVASGGLATLYRGGSQSRTAAVGLKPGSPLPGGVTPVSEWYYVSKNLEAFDPKIKAESWKLQVDGLVRRERSYTLPELQKFEQVTEELTLSCISNPVGGPLMSNGIWQGFRLADLLADVGLDRQARYVLWEAADGYTESLPLGQALERDVLLVTHLNGEPLSPRHGFPLRVLIPGRYGMKQPRWITRIRLSATDKPGYWVKRDWSKTALVELTSRIDYPAETTPVLRADGDTRMRGISFFGSRPVTRVEVSTDGQKTWKEAKLIPPRSKHAWTPWTFDWSPTPGAYEVAVRAWSGTIAQKPEEKDALPEGATGYHHFIVNVS, from the coding sequence GTGCGATTTCTACGTGCTTTTATCGCTGCAGTAGCTCTAAGTTTGTTGGGTTACCTTGCCTATCTCACATTTCCCGGGCTGGGTTATCCACCACTGATCGTATTTGGCAAGCTGACCCAGCTGTTGGGTCTCCCCGTTATTTTCCAGTTTGTACACTCGCTGTTTGGTCTGGGTCAGGGAGGCAAGATTTTCGCTTTCACAGGCGTGGTGCTGCTGTGGCTGGGGGGCCTGAGCCTGCTTGGAGGGGCGCTGAAACCGCAGGTGGCAGGTCTGGTCACAGCAGTCATCGTGGTCCTTCTCACCCGCAACTGGCCTGGCGTCCTTTACGGGGTAGTGTACGGGGGGCTGCTTGCAGCGCTGACCCATCTGCTGGCGCCCCGTGAAGCTCGGAGAACGCATCACGGGGCCACGGATCACAGCCGCAGGGCCGCCACCGGATGGCTGGCTCTCGGCAGTGTTGCTGTCGCTTCAGGCGGCCTGGCCACCCTGTACCGTGGAGGAAGTCAGAGCCGCACTGCGGCAGTTGGCCTCAAGCCAGGCAGTCCGCTGCCGGGCGGTGTGACTCCAGTGTCTGAGTGGTACTACGTGTCCAAAAATCTGGAAGCCTTTGATCCAAAAATCAAGGCTGAGAGCTGGAAGTTGCAGGTGGACGGTCTTGTGCGGCGCGAACGGTCCTACACCCTGCCTGAACTTCAGAAGTTTGAGCAGGTGACGGAAGAACTGACCCTGAGCTGTATCAGTAACCCGGTGGGTGGCCCTCTGATGTCCAACGGCATATGGCAGGGTTTCAGGCTGGCTGATCTGCTGGCTGACGTGGGCCTTGACCGACAGGCCCGGTATGTGTTGTGGGAAGCGGCAGACGGCTATACCGAGTCTTTGCCTCTGGGGCAGGCTCTGGAGCGCGACGTTCTGCTGGTTACGCATCTTAACGGTGAACCGCTGAGCCCCAGGCACGGCTTTCCGCTGCGGGTGCTGATTCCTGGCCGCTATGGAATGAAACAGCCCCGCTGGATCACCCGTATCCGCCTGTCAGCCACCGACAAGCCCGGCTACTGGGTCAAACGTGACTGGTCCAAGACGGCGTTGGTCGAGTTGACCAGCCGAATAGATTATCCGGCCGAGACCACGCCTGTTCTGCGCGCGGATGGCGACACCCGGATGAGGGGCATCTCTTTTTTCGGCAGCCGGCCTGTTACCAGGGTTGAGGTCAGCACAGACGGTCAGAAGACCTGGAAAGAAGCGAAGCTTATTCCTCCCAGGTCAAAACATGCCTGGACCCCCTGGACTTTCGACTGGTCCCCCACCCCGGGCGCCTATGAGGTTGCTGTGCGTGCCTGGAGTGGCACGATTGCCCAGAAACCAGAGGAAAAAGACGCCTTGCCAGAAGGGGCCACCGGCTACCACCACTTCATTGTCAACGTGTCGTGA